The proteins below are encoded in one region of uncultured Desulfovibrio sp.:
- a CDS encoding MBL fold metallo-hydrolase, translated as MQFQQIRGATSIVTFGGRRFLIDPFFAPRGSCPPVPSPYNNLANPLVDLPLPVDSLIAVDAVIVTHMHHFDHFDEAAARALPKDLPVFVQSEKEAADMRALGFQQVTPLVAAGVRFASVTLHRTDALHGDGVTAAYYYRKFNLPAEACGVVFRAENHKVFYLAGDTLWFPGVQQAIQTYRPQVIALNAANAQMYDGTPILMGVDGVREVALAAPDATLIATHMDAVNHACLDRAGLRAFAMAEGLMPRLHIPEDGEILCC; from the coding sequence ATGCAGTTCCAGCAGATTCGCGGCGCTACCAGCATTGTCACCTTCGGGGGCAGGCGCTTTCTTATTGATCCCTTCTTTGCCCCGCGCGGCTCCTGCCCGCCCGTACCCTCTCCGTACAACAATCTGGCCAATCCCCTGGTGGACCTGCCGCTGCCCGTGGACAGCCTCATTGCCGTGGATGCGGTCATTGTGACGCACATGCACCATTTTGACCACTTTGACGAGGCCGCCGCCCGGGCTCTGCCCAAGGACCTGCCCGTCTTTGTACAGTCCGAAAAGGAAGCCGCAGACATGCGGGCACTGGGCTTTCAGCAGGTCACGCCCCTTGTGGCCGCGGGGGTTCGCTTTGCCTCCGTGACCCTGCACCGGACAGACGCCCTGCACGGCGACGGCGTGACGGCCGCCTATTACTACCGGAAGTTCAACCTGCCTGCCGAAGCCTGCGGCGTGGTTTTTCGGGCGGAAAACCACAAGGTTTTCTATCTGGCGGGCGACACGCTCTGGTTCCCCGGCGTGCAGCAGGCCATCCAGACCTACCGGCCGCAGGTCATTGCCCTCAATGCGGCCAATGCCCAGATGTACGACGGTACCCCCATCCTCATGGGCGTTGACGGCGTACGGGAGGTGGCCCTTGCCGCCCCTGATGCCACGCTCATTGCCACGCATATGGATGCGGTCAACCATGCCTGCCTTGATCGTGCCGGCCTGCGGGCCTTTGCCATGGCCGAAGGTCTGATGCCGCGCCTGCATATCCCGGAAGACGGGGAAATTCTCTGCTGCTGA
- a CDS encoding anthranilate synthase component I family protein, with the protein MTTSSQHHDPSAASDLAPLVLQQRARWLPADTETPISLFLGMVGQGDGILLESAEVDGRWGRYSVLACDLALRLSCHDGRLRVDVRDPRLASLSCHDGQPFVEGVRAVMRRLQVVAPDSLETPPITRALYGWLGFGMARLLQPGLESCMPENEAEAVLVLPGTVLLFDHLYNRLCQISLGEHREVSGSRRAPEAMPAHDAPVTACPDEAGYKAVVERIRAMLHAGEAIQVVPSVHFSTPFTGDVFTLYRRMRRYNASPYMFYMKIGDMTLFGSSPEVMVRCTRGKLQLSPIAGTRRRGRDDAEDARLAQELRDDPKERAEHVMLVDLGRNDLGRVARPGSVTLERCMEVERFSHVMHLTSRVTAQLDEGKDALDVLAATFPAGTVSGAPKVRAMQIIREVEGRGRGPYAGCIGWLGLDKDAVHLDMGITIRSMWLRNGELSWQAGGGIVHDSDPELEWKEVCNKSAIMRLALRNEEEYHVSAHR; encoded by the coding sequence ATGACCACCTCTTCACAACATCATGATCCTTCTGCCGCATCCGATCTGGCACCGCTGGTGCTGCAACAGCGGGCACGCTGGCTGCCTGCGGATACGGAGACCCCCATCAGTCTTTTTCTGGGCATGGTCGGGCAGGGCGACGGCATCCTGCTGGAAAGTGCCGAGGTGGACGGACGCTGGGGCCGCTACAGCGTGCTGGCCTGCGATCTGGCCCTGCGGCTGTCCTGCCATGACGGCCGACTGCGTGTGGATGTGCGGGACCCGCGCCTGGCGTCGCTGTCCTGTCATGACGGCCAGCCCTTTGTGGAGGGCGTGCGCGCGGTCATGCGCCGCCTGCAGGTTGTGGCGCCGGACAGCCTGGAAACGCCGCCCATTACCCGGGCGCTCTACGGCTGGCTGGGCTTTGGCATGGCGCGTCTCCTGCAGCCCGGTCTGGAATCCTGCATGCCGGAAAACGAGGCCGAGGCCGTTCTGGTACTGCCGGGCACGGTGCTGCTGTTTGACCATCTGTATAATCGCCTTTGTCAGATCAGCCTGGGCGAGCACCGGGAAGTCAGCGGCAGCCGGCGTGCGCCGGAAGCCATGCCGGCGCATGATGCACCTGTCACCGCCTGCCCCGACGAGGCAGGCTACAAGGCCGTGGTGGAGCGCATCCGCGCCATGCTGCATGCGGGCGAAGCCATTCAGGTGGTGCCGTCGGTGCATTTTTCCACGCCCTTTACGGGAGATGTCTTTACGCTCTACCGCCGCATGCGGCGCTACAATGCCTCTCCCTACATGTTTTATATGAAGATCGGGGACATGACGCTTTTCGGCTCCTCGCCGGAAGTGATGGTGCGCTGCACGCGCGGCAAGTTGCAGCTTTCGCCCATTGCCGGCACGCGGCGGCGGGGCCGCGATGATGCGGAAGATGCCCGGCTGGCGCAGGAGCTGCGGGATGATCCCAAGGAACGCGCCGAGCATGTCATGCTGGTGGACCTGGGCCGCAACGACCTGGGTCGCGTGGCCCGGCCGGGCAGCGTCACGCTGGAACGCTGCATGGAGGTGGAGCGCTTCTCCCACGTCATGCACCTGACCAGCCGTGTTACGGCCCAGCTGGACGAGGGAAAGGACGCGCTGGACGTGCTGGCGGCCACCTTCCCGGCGGGAACGGTAAGCGGTGCGCCCAAGGTGCGGGCCATGCAGATCATCCGCGAGGTGGAAGGCCGCGGCCGTGGTCCCTATGCGGGCTGCATCGGCTGGCTGGGGCTGGACAAGGATGCCGTGCATCTGGACATGGGCATCACCATCCGCAGCATGTGGCTCAGGAATGGGGAACTCAGCTGGCAGGCCGGGGGCGGCATCGTTCACGATTCTGACCCGGAACTGGAATGGAAGGAAGTCTGCAACAAGTCGGCCATCATGCGCCTTGCCCTGCGTAACGAGGAAGAATACCATGTTTCTGCTCATCGATAA
- the lysA gene encoding diaminopimelate decarboxylase yields the protein MSDIRSRYTDSLHFFGKHSPAELVEKWGFPLYVYNENVLRARCRELKALSSHAGYMVNYSVKANANPVLLGIIREEGLVVDAMSPGELYLDRMAGFAPSEILYIANNISQQEMRHALDAGLLISVDSLSQLETLGRINKGGRVMVRFNPGIGAGHHQKVITAGKETKFGVTPDLLDDVLAICRAHDMQLAGINHHIGSLFMEADGYIAAAEVLLHLAERLPAAVLHGMSVIDFGGGFGIPYHKYENQPRLDMDDLGRKLHALISGWAEKTGYTGRFLVEPGRYVVAECGIILSPVNNVKYNGDTCYVGTDVGFNVLARPAMYDSFHDVEIYAGPAGASHREDKEQTIVGNICESGDILAKKRLLPAMHEGDILGILDAGAYGFSMSSSYTQRCRCAEVLIAADGQARLIRRRETPEDLARCYAV from the coding sequence ATGTCCGACATCCGCTCCCGTTACACCGATTCGCTCCACTTCTTCGGCAAGCACAGCCCGGCCGAGCTGGTGGAAAAATGGGGCTTTCCCCTGTATGTCTATAATGAAAACGTGCTGCGTGCACGCTGCCGCGAGCTGAAGGCCCTGTCGTCCCATGCCGGCTACATGGTGAACTATTCGGTCAAGGCCAATGCCAATCCCGTTCTGCTGGGCATCATCCGCGAAGAGGGCCTGGTGGTGGATGCCATGAGTCCCGGCGAGCTGTACCTGGACAGGATGGCCGGCTTTGCCCCCAGCGAGATTCTGTATATTGCCAACAATATTTCCCAGCAGGAAATGCGCCATGCCCTGGACGCCGGCCTGCTCATCAGCGTGGACTCGCTCTCGCAGCTGGAAACCCTGGGCCGCATCAACAAGGGTGGCCGCGTCATGGTGCGCTTCAATCCCGGCATCGGGGCAGGCCATCATCAAAAGGTCATCACCGCCGGCAAGGAAACCAAGTTCGGCGTTACCCCCGATCTGCTGGACGACGTGCTGGCCATCTGCCGCGCCCATGACATGCAGCTGGCCGGCATCAATCATCATATCGGTTCGCTCTTCATGGAGGCGGACGGCTACATCGCCGCGGCCGAAGTGCTGCTGCACCTGGCCGAACGCCTGCCCGCCGCGGTGCTGCACGGCATGAGCGTCATCGACTTCGGGGGCGGCTTCGGCATTCCCTACCACAAGTATGAGAACCAGCCCCGCCTGGACATGGACGACCTGGGCCGCAAGCTGCATGCCCTCATCAGCGGCTGGGCGGAAAAAACCGGCTATACCGGCCGCTTTCTGGTGGAACCGGGCCGCTATGTGGTGGCCGAATGCGGCATCATCCTCTCGCCGGTCAATAATGTGAAGTACAACGGGGATACCTGCTATGTGGGTACCGACGTGGGCTTCAATGTGCTGGCCCGGCCGGCCATGTACGATTCCTTCCACGATGTGGAAATCTATGCCGGTCCCGCAGGCGCCAGCCACCGCGAGGACAAGGAACAGACCATCGTGGGCAATATCTGTGAAAGCGGCGACATTCTTGCCAAAAAGCGTCTGCTGCCCGCCATGCACGAGGGAGACATCCTGGGCATTCTGGATGCCGGCGCCTACGGCTTTTCCATGTCCTCGTCCTATACCCAGCGCTGCCGCTGCGCCGAAGTGCTCATCGCTGCGGACGGGCAGGCCCGCCTCATCCGCCGCCGGGAAACCCCCGAGGACCTGGCCCGCTGCTACGCCGTTTAG
- a CDS encoding glutamine synthetase III — protein sequence MRSNSARQNAIQAITTYKAEASINFAENRPMDFFGCNVFDDKVMRARLPKDVYKSLRKAITLGERMDPSIADTVAAVMKDWAIEKGATHFAHIFYPLTGQTAEKHDSFLMPDGYGGVIAEFSGTMLIRGEPDASSFPSGGLRSTFEARGYTAWDVTSPAYIMENPNGTFLCIPTLFLSWTGVALDKKTPLLRSGQALNRAARRVLRLFGIEPELPIVSFAGLEQEYFCIDHNFNFARPDLQVAGRSLFGARPAKGQEFSDQYFGVIPQRVLSYMMEVEYELYKLGVPVRTRHNEAAPSQYEIAPLYEVSNLAVDHNHIIMSTLRNVAKRYGLKCLLHEKPFYGVNGSGKHVNYSIGNRELGSLFDPGATPHANAKFLVFCSAMIRAVHRYGGLLRATVASASNDHRLGAHEAPPAIMSIFLGDQLTEVFEAFRAGRVEDADNGKPVRVMNVGVDTLPPLPTDPGDRNRTSPVAFTGNRFEFRALGSSQSAAGSITALNAMMSESLNHAADFLEQQLAEGKDMNEAIQRYVQHVIEEHSAIIFNGDGYSDVWHREAVRRGLPNLRNTVEALTELIRPDVIELYESNGILNRAELKARHDIYLEQYCKTLRTEATLVVRMARTIIFPAGMRYQGELAETAARMQAIGMDFRVDMLRDITEQLRGMQDAVAQLDKLLSGMDAEEDLARRAKGYCEIILPAMNRVRHFADLLETRVADDLWALPSYQEILFGK from the coding sequence ATGCGCAGCAATTCCGCCCGGCAGAATGCCATTCAGGCCATTACCACCTACAAGGCAGAGGCCAGCATCAATTTTGCCGAAAACAGACCCATGGACTTTTTCGGCTGCAATGTCTTTGACGACAAGGTCATGCGCGCCCGCCTGCCCAAGGACGTGTACAAGTCCCTGCGCAAGGCCATCACGCTGGGTGAGCGCATGGATCCGTCCATTGCCGATACGGTGGCGGCGGTCATGAAGGACTGGGCCATTGAAAAGGGCGCCACCCATTTTGCCCACATCTTCTACCCGCTCACCGGACAGACGGCGGAAAAGCACGACAGCTTCCTCATGCCCGACGGCTACGGCGGCGTCATTGCCGAATTTTCCGGCACCATGCTCATCCGTGGCGAGCCGGATGCCTCCTCCTTCCCGTCCGGCGGCCTGCGCTCCACCTTCGAGGCGCGCGGCTATACGGCCTGGGATGTGACCAGCCCGGCCTATATCATGGAAAATCCCAATGGCACCTTCCTGTGCATTCCCACGCTCTTTCTGTCCTGGACGGGCGTGGCCCTGGACAAGAAGACGCCCCTGCTGCGTTCCGGCCAGGCCCTCAACCGGGCGGCCCGGCGGGTGCTCCGCCTGTTCGGCATCGAGCCGGAGCTGCCCATCGTGTCCTTTGCCGGTCTGGAGCAGGAATATTTCTGCATTGACCACAATTTCAACTTTGCCCGTCCCGACCTCCAGGTGGCGGGGCGTTCGCTCTTCGGGGCACGTCCGGCCAAGGGGCAGGAATTCAGCGACCAGTATTTCGGCGTCATCCCGCAGCGCGTGCTCTCCTATATGATGGAAGTGGAGTATGAACTCTACAAGCTGGGCGTGCCCGTGCGCACCCGGCATAACGAGGCCGCGCCCAGCCAGTACGAGATCGCGCCGCTTTACGAGGTCAGCAATCTGGCGGTGGACCATAACCACATCATCATGTCCACCCTGCGCAACGTGGCCAAGCGCTACGGCCTCAAGTGCCTGCTGCACGAAAAGCCCTTCTACGGGGTCAATGGTTCGGGCAAGCACGTCAACTATTCCATCGGCAACCGCGAACTGGGCAGTCTCTTTGATCCCGGCGCCACGCCGCATGCCAATGCCAAGTTCCTGGTGTTCTGTTCGGCCATGATTCGCGCCGTCCACAGGTACGGCGGCCTGCTGCGGGCCACCGTGGCCAGCGCCAGCAACGATCACCGCCTGGGCGCTCACGAGGCCCCGCCGGCCATCATGTCCATTTTCCTGGGCGATCAGCTGACCGAGGTTTTCGAGGCCTTCCGTGCCGGGCGCGTGGAAGATGCGGACAACGGCAAGCCCGTGCGCGTCATGAACGTGGGCGTGGATACCCTGCCGCCCCTGCCCACGGATCCCGGCGATCGCAACCGTACCAGCCCCGTGGCCTTCACGGGCAACCGCTTTGAATTCCGCGCCCTGGGGTCCAGCCAGTCCGCCGCCGGCTCCATCACGGCCCTCAATGCCATGATGAGCGAGTCCCTCAACCATGCCGCCGACTTCCTGGAGCAGCAGCTGGCCGAAGGCAAGGACATGAACGAGGCCATCCAGCGCTATGTGCAGCATGTCATTGAGGAGCACAGCGCCATCATCTTCAATGGGGACGGCTATTCGGATGTCTGGCATCGCGAGGCCGTGCGCCGCGGTCTGCCCAATCTGCGCAATACGGTGGAGGCCCTCACCGAGCTGATCCGTCCCGACGTTATCGAACTTTACGAGAGTAACGGCATTCTCAACCGGGCGGAACTCAAGGCTCGCCATGACATCTATCTGGAGCAGTACTGCAAGACCCTGCGCACCGAGGCTACCCTCGTTGTCCGCATGGCCCGCACCATCATCTTTCCGGCGGGCATGCGCTATCAGGGTGAGCTGGCCGAAACGGCGGCCCGCATGCAGGCCATCGGCATGGACTTCCGGGTGGACATGCTGCGCGACATCACCGAACAGCTGCGCGGCATGCAGGATGCCGTGGCACAGCTGGACAAGCTGCTGTCCGGCATGGATGCGGAGGAAGACCTGGCCCGTCGCGCAAAGGGCTACTGCGAAATCATCCTGCCGGCCATGAACCGGGTGCGCCACTTTGCCGATCTGCTGGAAACCCGCGTGGCTGACGATCTGTGGGCCTTGCCCAGCTATCAGGAAATTCTTTTCGGCAAGTAG
- a CDS encoding indole-3-glycerol-phosphate synthase: protein MRLERFLWAKAGEVAALRRQEREGRLPAPFAGPRGDFLAALRRPAGGAPLAVIAEYKRASPSRGVICQALTAAEVARQYAQAGASALSVLSEERFFQGRLAYLGEAHAALMDAGCPVPLLRKDFLFDPLQITATAATPAAALLLIVGLTPDVALLRRLREQAESLGMQAVVEVFDADELALARASGARIIQVNARDLATLRVDCAACLDIARRFPPQDGEIWIAASGMEHAAQLRAAAEAGYRAALVGTALMKDGQPGKALRTLLTPAPSVAGSTACA from the coding sequence ATGCGGCTTGAGCGTTTTCTCTGGGCCAAGGCGGGCGAGGTGGCGGCCCTGCGCCGTCAGGAGCGGGAAGGGCGCCTGCCCGCGCCCTTTGCCGGACCGCGCGGCGATTTTCTCGCGGCCCTGCGTCGTCCCGCCGGCGGGGCACCGCTGGCAGTCATTGCGGAATACAAGCGGGCCTCGCCTTCCCGTGGCGTCATCTGCCAGGCGCTGACGGCCGCCGAGGTCGCCCGGCAGTACGCGCAGGCCGGGGCCAGCGCCCTTTCTGTCCTCAGCGAGGAACGTTTCTTTCAGGGGCGGCTGGCCTACCTTGGTGAAGCCCATGCTGCCCTTATGGATGCCGGCTGCCCCGTGCCCCTGCTGCGCAAGGATTTTCTCTTTGACCCGCTCCAGATAACGGCCACGGCCGCTACGCCGGCAGCGGCCCTGCTGCTCATTGTGGGCCTGACCCCGGACGTGGCCCTGCTGCGGCGCCTGCGCGAACAGGCCGAATCGCTGGGCATGCAGGCCGTGGTGGAAGTGTTTGATGCGGACGAGCTGGCGCTGGCCCGTGCAAGCGGGGCGCGCATCATTCAGGTCAATGCCCGTGATCTGGCCACCCTGCGCGTGGACTGTGCCGCCTGTCTCGACATCGCCCGGCGCTTCCCCCCGCAGGACGGGGAAATCTGGATTGCCGCCAGCGGCATGGAACATGCCGCCCAGCTGCGTGCCGCCGCCGAGGCAGGGTACCGTGCCGCCCTGGTGGGTACGGCCCTCATGAAGGACGGTCAGCCCGGAAAAGCCCTGCGCACCCTGCTGACCCCTGCGCCGTCCGTGGCGGGGAGCACCGCATGCGCGTGA
- a CDS encoding helix-turn-helix domain-containing protein encodes MKPCTPPVTGASPADLLPLERHCPVAATLRLMGGKYKALILWKLMEHSLRFSDLRREVPCATPKMLTQQLRELEADGLLSRKVYPVVPPRVEYSLTDFGRSIRPVLEAMGVWGSAYLARLQQEEARAGTACPPQHPA; translated from the coding sequence ATGAAACCATGCACGCCTCCTGTGACAGGCGCTTCGCCGGCAGACCTCCTGCCGCTGGAACGGCATTGCCCGGTGGCGGCCACGCTCCGGCTCATGGGCGGCAAGTACAAGGCGCTCATTCTCTGGAAGCTCATGGAGCATTCGCTCCGCTTTTCCGATCTGCGCCGGGAGGTTCCCTGCGCCACCCCCAAGATGCTCACCCAGCAGCTGCGGGAACTGGAAGCGGACGGCCTGCTCAGCCGGAAGGTCTATCCGGTCGTTCCGCCCAGGGTGGAATATTCCCTGACGGATTTCGGACGAAGCATCCGGCCGGTACTGGAGGCCATGGGCGTCTGGGGCAGTGCGTATCTTGCCCGTCTGCAACAGGAGGAAGCCCGTGCCGGCACGGCTTGCCCGCCGCAGCATCCGGCATGA
- a CDS encoding peptidylprolyl isomerase, whose product MAIKNGDTVRVHYTGTLADGTVFDSSRGREPLEFVMGRGMLIPGFEKAVQGRDVGDSVTVTIAPGDAYGEKDDDLVFTIERSQLPDHIPAEVGTPLQLSSEQGRMDVTVTEVTDTHITLDANHPLAGKELTFAIEIVSVA is encoded by the coding sequence ATGGCCATCAAGAACGGCGATACCGTGCGTGTGCACTATACCGGAACTCTGGCTGACGGAACGGTTTTCGATTCCTCGCGCGGGCGTGAACCCCTCGAATTCGTCATGGGCAGGGGCATGCTTATTCCCGGCTTTGAAAAGGCCGTGCAGGGCCGCGACGTGGGCGACAGCGTTACCGTGACCATTGCCCCCGGAGACGCCTACGGCGAAAAGGACGACGACCTCGTGTTCACCATCGAGCGTTCCCAGCTGCCGGACCACATTCCCGCCGAGGTGGGCACGCCCCTGCAACTTTCCAGCGAGCAGGGCCGGATGGATGTGACGGTCACCGAGGTGACCGATACCCACATCACGCTTGACGCCAATCACCCGCTGGCGGGCAAGGAACTCACCTTTGCCATCGAGATCGTGAGCGTTGCCTAG
- a CDS encoding MATE family efflux transporter has translation MTKPDLSTSPRAIWHLAWPQLLMMYLVFIMGFITVWVAGHISADVQAALGMVTQCTMLLMVIVMAMSSGALAAVSQSMGAGHMDRARRYVTTTVLGSCVLGLLMALPGWLLADPILALLRVPERILPLSREFWNVVMLTLPAQYIYAATGVMFRATRQVMPPLWVAALLCLLTLVGSLGFGLGSFGLPAFGADGILWTNFAAQSLGALCNCLLLRRSRYLHRRAIPDRRWLRVGLPYLLRVAIPAGAAQIVWQTGYLMLFVLVAALPRDSIAALAGLTAGLRVEAILFMPGMAFNMTAGVLVGNCLGAGQPQRARRIAWQLMLIASVAMSLVALALWPFRQNIACLMTDDPGTQAQIVNYLVFNLISTPFSIASTVMGGVMNGAGATRYNLMIFGGGLWLIRLPLGWLLGHQLWGTATGVFAAMLCSQCVQALTMLYILLCRDWTRFAMQAHKFHHDHAVSAAQQATAKEES, from the coding sequence ATGACCAAACCCGACCTCAGCACCTCACCCCGCGCCATCTGGCATCTGGCCTGGCCGCAGCTGCTCATGATGTATCTTGTCTTCATCATGGGCTTCATCACCGTGTGGGTTGCCGGGCACATCAGCGCCGATGTTCAGGCCGCCCTGGGTATGGTCACGCAGTGCACCATGCTGCTCATGGTCATTGTCATGGCCATGAGCAGCGGCGCGCTGGCTGCCGTCAGCCAGTCCATGGGCGCGGGACACATGGACAGGGCGCGGCGCTATGTCACCACCACCGTGCTGGGCAGCTGCGTGCTGGGACTGCTCATGGCCCTGCCGGGCTGGCTGCTGGCTGATCCCATTCTGGCCCTGCTGCGCGTGCCGGAACGCATCCTGCCCCTGAGCCGCGAATTCTGGAACGTGGTCATGCTGACCCTGCCGGCCCAGTACATCTATGCGGCCACAGGGGTCATGTTCCGGGCCACGCGGCAGGTCATGCCGCCGCTCTGGGTGGCGGCCCTGCTCTGTCTGCTGACCCTGGTGGGCAGCCTGGGCTTCGGCCTGGGCAGCTTCGGCCTGCCGGCCTTTGGTGCGGACGGCATCCTCTGGACCAACTTCGCAGCCCAGAGCCTGGGCGCCCTCTGCAACTGCCTGCTGCTGCGCCGTTCCCGCTATCTGCACCGGCGGGCCATCCCCGACCGGCGCTGGCTGCGCGTGGGCCTGCCCTATCTGCTGCGGGTGGCCATTCCTGCCGGTGCGGCCCAGATTGTCTGGCAGACAGGCTACCTCATGCTCTTTGTGCTGGTGGCCGCCCTGCCTCGCGACAGCATTGCCGCCCTGGCCGGCCTCACCGCAGGGCTGCGGGTGGAGGCCATCCTCTTCATGCCGGGCATGGCCTTCAATATGACGGCCGGGGTGCTGGTGGGCAACTGTCTGGGCGCCGGCCAGCCGCAACGCGCCCGGCGCATTGCCTGGCAGCTCATGCTCATTGCCTCGGTGGCCATGAGCCTGGTGGCGCTGGCGCTCTGGCCCTTCCGCCAGAACATTGCCTGCCTCATGACCGATGATCCGGGCACGCAGGCCCAGATTGTGAACTATCTGGTCTTCAACCTCATCTCCACCCCCTTTTCCATCGCCAGCACGGTCATGGGCGGCGTCATGAACGGCGCGGGCGCCACGCGCTACAATCTCATGATTTTCGGCGGCGGCCTGTGGCTCATCCGCCTGCCTCTGGGCTGGCTGCTGGGGCATCAGCTCTGGGGCACGGCCACGGGCGTCTTTGCCGCCATGCTCTGCTCGCAGTGCGTGCAGGCCCTGACCATGCTGTATATCCTGCTGTGCCGCGACTGGACGCGTTTTGCCATGCAGGCCCACAAGTTTCATCACGATCATGCCGTTTCCGCCGCACAACAGGCAACGGCAAAGGAAGAGTCATGA
- the trpD gene encoding anthranilate phosphoribosyltransferase, whose protein sequence is MFLLIDNYDSFTYNLVQAFYALGQKPLVLTNDDPRILELARDPDLRQVCISPGPGRPENAGLCPRFLELLSPHVPVLGVCLGHQLLGLHAGARVEVGPCIMHGKQSEIVHDGSGLFEGLPNPLRVARYHSLVVRDDGPVAIPFTVTARAPEGEVMALRYDDRPWVGVQFHPESILTPEGMRLLGNFPQAILPAEESALHMDRILERLARREDLTPDMASSAFAALMDGKLTAAQAGAFLLALRMKGESALELAHATRAALARAVRVDGVGDAIDVVGTGGDGRHSFNCSTATSLVLAGMGHKVVKHGNRAVSSTCGSADAVEALGIDLNTDAAAVADMVRERNFAFLFAPHFHPAFKNIGPLRKELGVRTLFNILGPMINPARPSHLLMGVARPELLPLVAETLAQSPLERAAVVCGAGGYDEVTPMGPADVLLLEQGKISPLALDPADFGIQSCTPEDLAVHSKDEAVAVLRELLAGRGSRAMRDMVTLNVGLALYLLEDAPTLELCMARAREAVESGLGGRVLHAA, encoded by the coding sequence ATGTTTCTGCTCATCGATAATTACGATTCCTTTACCTACAATCTGGTCCAGGCCTTTTATGCCCTGGGGCAAAAGCCGCTGGTGCTGACCAACGACGATCCGCGCATTCTGGAACTGGCGCGTGACCCTGACCTGCGGCAGGTCTGCATTTCGCCCGGACCGGGGCGGCCGGAAAATGCCGGCCTCTGCCCGCGTTTTCTGGAGCTGCTGTCTCCCCATGTTCCGGTACTCGGCGTCTGCCTGGGGCATCAGCTGCTGGGCCTGCATGCCGGGGCTCGGGTGGAGGTAGGCCCCTGCATCATGCACGGCAAGCAGTCGGAAATCGTGCATGACGGCAGCGGCCTTTTTGAAGGGCTGCCCAATCCCCTGCGGGTGGCGCGCTACCATTCCCTTGTGGTGCGGGATGACGGCCCCGTTGCCATTCCCTTCACCGTGACGGCCCGTGCGCCGGAAGGCGAGGTCATGGCCCTGCGTTATGATGACCGGCCGTGGGTGGGCGTGCAGTTTCATCCCGAATCCATTCTGACGCCGGAAGGGATGCGTCTGCTGGGCAATTTCCCGCAGGCCATCCTGCCGGCCGAGGAAAGCGCGCTGCACATGGACCGCATCCTCGAGCGTCTGGCCCGGCGCGAGGACCTGACGCCGGACATGGCGTCCTCGGCCTTTGCGGCCCTCATGGACGGCAAGCTCACGGCCGCCCAGGCCGGGGCCTTTCTGTTGGCCCTGCGCATGAAGGGCGAAAGCGCGCTGGAGCTGGCCCATGCCACCCGCGCCGCTCTGGCCCGCGCCGTGCGCGTGGACGGGGTGGGAGATGCCATTGACGTGGTGGGCACCGGCGGCGATGGCCGCCATTCCTTCAACTGCTCCACGGCCACCTCGCTGGTGCTGGCCGGCATGGGGCACAAGGTGGTCAAGCACGGCAACCGCGCCGTGTCCTCCACCTGCGGCAGTGCCGATGCGGTGGAGGCGCTGGGTATTGACCTCAATACCGATGCGGCCGCCGTGGCCGACATGGTGCGGGAGCGCAACTTTGCCTTTCTCTTTGCGCCGCACTTCCACCCGGCCTTCAAGAATATTGGTCCGCTGCGCAAGGAACTGGGGGTGCGCACTCTGTTCAATATCCTTGGTCCCATGATCAACCCGGCCCGTCCCAGCCATCTGCTCATGGGTGTGGCCCGTCCCGAACTGCTCCCGCTGGTGGCCGAAACCCTGGCCCAGTCGCCCCTGGAGCGGGCGGCCGTGGTCTGCGGGGCGGGCGGCTATGACGAGGTGACGCCCATGGGACCGGCGGATGTGCTGCTCCTGGAGCAGGGGAAAATTTCGCCTCTGGCTCTTGATCCGGCGGATTTCGGCATCCAGTCCTGCACCCCCGAAGACCTGGCTGTGCACAGCAAGGACGAGGCCGTGGCCGTGCTGCGCGAGCTGCTGGCCGGGCGCGGCAGCCGTGCCATGCGCGACATGGTGACGCTCAATGTGGGGCTGGCGCTCTATCTGCTGGAGGATGCGCCCACCCTGGAACTGTGCATGGCCCGTGCCCGCGAGGCCGTGGAATCCGGACTTGGCGGGAGGGTGCTCCATGCGGCTTGA